In the genome of Actinomycetota bacterium, one region contains:
- a CDS encoding sulfite exporter TauE/SafE family protein: MVSLPLVALGGAAVGILFGIFGVGGSSFATPVLALLGVPPLLAVASPLPSTLASAFAGLRGYAQQKHVDWRVARLSIAGGLPATVLGSLLSRVVGGDVLLIVSGLVLAVVGLRVLKPLSDEATVQADRRRENPWIVVGGAVGVGLLTGLLANGGGFLLVPMFLLVLGLTMPVSAGTSLAVIAVLSIPTLITHASLGQIDWPVALTFAAGSIPASYVGSQLAPRINAERLKKAFGWMLIAFAIYFVVRQTL, from the coding sequence ATGGTCTCGCTTCCCCTAGTTGCGCTCGGGGGGGCGGCGGTGGGGATCCTCTTCGGGATCTTCGGGGTCGGGGGCTCCTCCTTCGCAACGCCCGTCCTCGCCCTGCTCGGCGTTCCGCCCCTGCTGGCCGTCGCCTCTCCGCTGCCATCAACGCTCGCCTCCGCGTTCGCCGGCCTGCGCGGCTACGCGCAGCAAAAGCACGTCGACTGGCGGGTCGCCCGGCTTTCGATCGCCGGCGGCCTTCCTGCGACGGTCCTCGGGTCGCTGTTGTCGAGGGTGGTCGGCGGAGATGTCCTGCTTATCGTTTCCGGCTTGGTCCTGGCCGTCGTCGGCTTGAGGGTTCTAAAGCCCCTGTCGGATGAGGCCACCGTCCAAGCCGACCGCCGGCGCGAAAACCCGTGGATCGTCGTAGGCGGCGCGGTCGGCGTGGGACTCCTCACCGGCTTGCTGGCGAACGGCGGAGGATTCCTGCTGGTCCCGATGTTTCTTCTCGTGTTGGGACTGACCATGCCGGTCTCGGCGGGCACCAGCCTTGCGGTCATCGCGGTGCTGTCGATCCCAACTCTGATCACCCACGCGTCGCTCGGGCAGATCGACTGGCCGGTGGCCCTGACGTTTGCCGCCGGCTCCATCCCCGCCTCCTACGTGGGATCTCAGCTGGCTCCCCGGATCAACGCGGAACGGCTGAAGAAGGCTTTCGGCTGGATGCTCATCGCGTTTGCGATCTATTTCGTCGTTCGGCAGACGCTTTAA
- a CDS encoding class I SAM-dependent methyltransferase, with amino-acid sequence MGVRQGHVENAASQAHWDEAYGSLSASGVSWYQPRPTLSVDLISTLELPTATPVIDVGGGASTLTDSLVRMGFVDLTVLDLSGTALDLAKKRLGPGAPVEWIHDDLLTWEPRRSYGLWHDRAVFHFLTQEYERSTYLEKLGSAITRPGYVILATFAADGPERCSGLPVARYGVEELTAVLLTVGVEVVGGCREDHVTPSGTVQPFSWVIGGAT; translated from the coding sequence ATGGGAGTCCGGCAGGGGCACGTCGAAAACGCCGCTTCACAGGCACATTGGGACGAGGCTTACGGAAGCCTTTCGGCTTCCGGCGTCAGCTGGTACCAGCCCCGCCCAACCCTCTCGGTCGACCTGATCTCGACTTTGGAGCTCCCAACGGCTACGCCGGTGATCGATGTGGGAGGCGGGGCGTCAACCCTGACCGACAGCCTGGTCCGAATGGGCTTCGTGGACCTCACGGTCCTGGACCTGTCGGGCACGGCCCTGGATCTTGCGAAGAAGCGGCTCGGCCCCGGCGCCCCGGTCGAATGGATACATGACGACCTGCTCACCTGGGAGCCGCGCCGTTCCTACGGACTGTGGCATGACCGAGCGGTCTTTCACTTTCTGACTCAGGAATACGAACGTTCGACCTACCTGGAGAAGCTGGGTTCGGCAATTACCAGACCCGGCTACGTGATCCTTGCTACGTTCGCCGCCGACGGCCCGGAGCGGTGTTCCGGACTACCCGTCGCACGCTACGGCGTCGAAGAGTTGACCGCAGTCCTGCTGACGGTAGGGGTAGAGGTTGTCGGGGGGTGCCGTGAGGATCACGTGACGCCCTCCGGGACGGTGCAGCCGTTCAGCTGGGTGATCGGTGGAGCGACCTAG
- a CDS encoding GntR family transcriptional regulator, with product MEKSEEQLSTTEPPHEIDVRPLDRTSPMPLWAQLVEELTRRLKAGHFAERLPTDQELVDTYGVSRQTARDAVRRLGESFRLERHRGKGTFVRQAQFELPVGIMYSWFQAIESQGAKQDSVVRACELRQDVIVAAELEVDADLPLFYLERLRLADGVPLALDRIWIPAVLAAPVMETDFTHTALYDELRDKAGIVPTRGQETIHPVIPIPSVAKLLEMPKGAAAFTIVRRTWIGDRPLERRDTIVRGDRHAFVSSWSHEAGVQHAEPRLRLVAQT from the coding sequence ATGGAGAAAAGCGAAGAGCAGTTGAGTACCACAGAACCACCCCACGAAATCGATGTCAGGCCGCTCGACCGCACCAGCCCCATGCCGCTGTGGGCACAGCTGGTAGAAGAACTGACCCGGAGGCTTAAGGCCGGCCACTTCGCCGAGCGGCTGCCTACCGACCAGGAGCTGGTGGACACTTACGGGGTCAGCCGGCAGACCGCGCGGGATGCCGTCCGTAGATTGGGAGAGTCGTTTCGCCTGGAAAGGCACAGAGGGAAAGGGACGTTCGTCCGCCAGGCGCAGTTCGAGCTTCCCGTGGGGATCATGTACAGCTGGTTCCAGGCGATTGAAAGCCAGGGCGCCAAGCAGGACAGCGTCGTCCGGGCTTGTGAGCTGAGACAGGATGTGATCGTGGCGGCAGAGCTTGAAGTGGATGCCGACCTGCCCCTGTTCTACCTCGAGCGGCTGCGGCTGGCCGACGGTGTGCCGCTGGCTCTGGATCGGATCTGGATACCGGCAGTTCTGGCGGCTCCGGTGATGGAGACCGACTTCACCCACACCGCCCTGTACGACGAGCTGCGGGACAAGGCCGGGATCGTCCCGACCCGCGGCCAGGAGACCATTCACCCGGTAATCCCGATCCCCTCGGTTGCCAAGCTGCTCGAGATGCCGAAGGGCGCCGCGGCTTTCACAATCGTGAGAAGGACCTGGATCGGGGACCGGCCACTCGAGCGCAGGGACACCATCGTCCGTGGGGACCGCCACGCGTTCGTCTCCAGTTGGTCGCACGAGGCCGGCGTTCAGCACGCCGAGCCGCGCCTCAGGCTGGTGGCTCAAACCTAG
- a CDS encoding MBL fold metallo-hydrolase, with the protein MLEVLTIETPGLGDRSYLAHDGKVALVIDPQRDIDRVLDLAASAGVKITHVAETHIHNDYISGGLDLAHRTGATYLVHAEDDVEYEREPVADGASVQVGALTVQAIATPGHTHHHLSYLVSEGDRPKALFTGGSLLYGSVGRTDLNGEHVAEDLTRDQYRSVRKLASMVPDEVEVWPTHGFGSFCSSAKTSGAHSGTVGDERKSNLALTMEDEDQFVAQLLSGLTAYPRYYAHMAPINLSGPTPLDLTPPGELDAEQLRSQIRSGRWVVDLNNRRAYARGHLPGTISVELGKSFATYLGWVLPWGTPVTLIGDSMQEVAEAQRELVRIGIDRLEGAATGGRAELAGEQGLASYPVADFKALAEVLAGDHPPLVLDVRRHDERAEGWIAGSVHVPLQDLVDHLKHLPHGPIWTHCASGFRASIAASIISRGGKHAVHIDDEWDRAAGAGLAMNGTGSESRRS; encoded by the coding sequence GTGCTTGAGGTTCTGACCATCGAGACGCCGGGACTGGGCGATCGCAGCTATCTGGCTCACGACGGCAAGGTGGCGCTGGTTATCGACCCGCAACGCGACATCGACCGGGTCCTCGACCTTGCCGCCTCCGCCGGCGTCAAGATCACCCACGTTGCCGAGACCCACATCCACAACGACTACATCTCGGGCGGGCTGGACCTCGCACACCGGACCGGCGCAACCTACCTGGTCCACGCGGAGGACGATGTCGAGTACGAGCGGGAGCCGGTAGCCGATGGAGCCTCGGTTCAGGTTGGCGCTCTCACCGTGCAAGCCATTGCCACCCCGGGTCACACCCATCACCACCTCAGCTATCTGGTAAGTGAAGGCGACAGGCCCAAAGCGCTGTTCACCGGCGGTTCACTGCTCTACGGCAGCGTTGGACGCACCGATCTGAACGGCGAACATGTGGCCGAGGACCTTACCCGTGATCAGTACCGATCGGTTCGCAAGCTCGCGTCGATGGTTCCGGACGAGGTGGAGGTCTGGCCGACCCACGGCTTCGGCAGCTTCTGCTCCTCCGCGAAGACTTCGGGCGCCCATAGCGGCACCGTGGGAGACGAGCGCAAAAGCAACCTGGCGCTGACGATGGAGGACGAAGACCAATTCGTCGCCCAGCTTCTTTCAGGCCTGACCGCCTACCCCCGCTACTACGCCCACATGGCCCCCATCAACCTCTCGGGCCCAACCCCGTTGGACCTCACACCGCCGGGTGAGTTGGACGCGGAGCAGCTGCGCAGCCAGATCCGGTCGGGTCGCTGGGTGGTCGATCTGAACAATCGGCGAGCCTACGCCCGGGGCCACCTGCCCGGCACCATCTCGGTCGAGCTGGGCAAAAGCTTTGCCACCTACCTGGGGTGGGTGCTGCCCTGGGGGACACCCGTCACGTTGATCGGCGACTCGATGCAGGAGGTCGCCGAGGCCCAGCGGGAACTGGTGCGCATCGGAATCGACCGGCTGGAAGGAGCAGCAACCGGGGGCCGGGCCGAACTTGCCGGTGAGCAGGGTTTGGCGAGCTACCCGGTTGCCGACTTCAAAGCCCTGGCCGAAGTCCTGGCCGGTGACCACCCGCCGCTGGTCCTCGACGTCCGGCGCCACGACGAGCGGGCCGAAGGTTGGATCGCCGGATCGGTCCACGTGCCGCTACAGGACCTGGTCGACCACCTCAAGCACCTGCCCCATGGTCCGATCTGGACCCACTGCGCCAGCGGCTTTCGGGCCAGCATCGCAGCAAGCATCATCAGCCGGGGGGGCAAGCACGCCGTACACATCGACGACGAGTGGGACAGGGCCGCGGGCGCGGGTCTCGCGATGAACGGAACGGGCTCTGAATCTAGGCGTTCTTGA
- a CDS encoding DUF6194 family protein, translating to MNQHDVIEQIEALGGVDVFEAGGDYYLFYDPKDGRPVEHLHPFATLVTADRHDPASNLDREGVYRLNFGVGKKTYESLLGPRPSWPKDGAMVVETGHDYTTLDKLMPHPVYSPQSWMCVLNPSEETFASLRPLLIEAYERAAESHRKRSG from the coding sequence ATGAACCAGCACGACGTCATCGAACAGATCGAGGCGCTCGGAGGCGTCGACGTCTTTGAGGCCGGCGGCGACTACTACCTCTTCTACGACCCCAAGGACGGCCGGCCGGTGGAGCACCTCCACCCCTTTGCCACGCTGGTCACCGCCGACCGCCACGACCCGGCGTCGAACCTGGACCGGGAAGGGGTCTACCGCCTGAATTTCGGAGTCGGCAAGAAAACCTACGAATCTCTCCTCGGACCCCGGCCCTCGTGGCCGAAGGACGGTGCGATGGTCGTGGAGACCGGCCACGACTACACCACTCTGGACAAGCTGATGCCGCACCCGGTCTACTCGCCGCAGTCGTGGATGTGCGTTCTCAACCCGAGCGAGGAGACCTTCGCCTCACTCCGGCCTCTTCTGATCGAAGCCTACGAGCGGGCCGCAGAGAGCCACAGGAAGCGGTCGGGTTAA